A section of the Numida meleagris isolate 19003 breed g44 Domestic line chromosome 16, NumMel1.0, whole genome shotgun sequence genome encodes:
- the LOC110407067 gene encoding uncharacterized protein LOC110407067, whose protein sequence is MDHPRVSELVRSGRALHMRKASHTSRKRRGLATWLGPERELWVFVFLATNFKRPPARTEEKATLEGRHAAKTKTSLCLRHRGEREQTAWAREHLESLHGSQAPQKATAFLKFPCEKGAACPRWKPGSSLRTPALEEGAWRLTPNGKQDLFSAAKRRMFLPSGLGPSFTPSLPQNPIPKAGRGRTNELLIAGEQITEAPLRLPSVQTTCSGLRDCTVVCTLVRLCWDTPHTASAARGRQHLHGRGTCLERVGCGGSCMQSSLIPQPGRITTPFETMLDHFYLPAYQPAHMLLILSPPLLHPLLSHPFFQLHALVPGMAVLTMACFTC, encoded by the exons ATGGACCATCCCCGGGTGTCCGAGCTGGTTCGATCAGGCAGAGCGCTACACATGCGCAAAGCGTCGCACACCTCCAGGAAAAGGAGAGGCTTGGCTACATGGTTAGGGCCAGAGCGGGAGCTGTGGGTATTCGTATTTTTAGCCACAAATTTTAAGCGTCCACCAGCGCGCACAGAAGAAAAGGCGACCCTGGAAGGGAGACACGCGGCGAAAACAAAGACCTCTTTATGCCTGCGGCACCGGGGAGAGAGGGAGCAAACCGCATGGGCTAGGGAACATCTGGAATCATTACATGGGAGCCAAGCGCCGCAGAAAGCAACGGCATTCCTCAAGTTTCCATGCGAG AAAGGTGCAGCGTGCCCCAGGTGGAAGCCAGGATCCAGCCTTCGGACACCAGCCCTGGAAGAAGGAGCTTGGAGGCTCACTCCAAACGGGAAACAAGACCTCTTCTCAGCTGCCAAAAGGAGGATGTTTCTTCCATCAGGACTTGGACCTTCCTTCACCCCATCTCTGCCCCAAAACCCCATCCCAaaggcagggaggggaaggactAATGAGCTGCTGATAGCCGGAGAGCAGATCACAGAGGCTCCACTCCGTCTGCCCAGTGTTCAGACTACCTGTTCAGGACTACGAGATTGTACAGTAGTCTGCACATTGGTTAGGCTGTGCTGGGATACACCACACACTGCCAGTGCTGCACGGGGACGGCAACACCTGCACGGCAGAGGGACATGCTTGGAGCGGGTGGGCTGCGGGGGCAGCTGCATGCAGAGTTCACTCATCCCTCAGCCTGGGAGGATAACAACACCCTTTGAAACCATGCTCGATCACTTTTACCTGCCTGCTTACCAGCCTGCTCACATGCTTCTTATTCTGTCTCCACCCCTCCTTCACCCCCTTCTCAGCCATCCTTTCTTTCAGCTTCATGCACTTGTCCCAGGGATGGCTGTGCTCACGATGGCTTGTTTCACGTGCTAA